One stretch of Pradoshia sp. D12 DNA includes these proteins:
- the rplV gene encoding 50S ribosomal protein L22, whose protein sequence is MQAKAVARTVRIAPRKARLVLDLIRGKQVGEAVAILNLTPKAASPVIEKVLKSAVANAEHNYDMDVNSLVISEAYANEGPTLKRFRPRAMGRASAINKRTSHITIVVSEKKEG, encoded by the coding sequence ATGCAAGCAAAAGCTGTTGCTAGAACAGTTCGTATTGCTCCTCGTAAAGCTCGTTTAGTATTAGATCTAATCCGAGGTAAGCAAGTAGGCGAAGCAGTTGCTATTCTTAACTTAACTCCGAAAGCAGCTTCCCCTGTTATCGAAAAAGTATTAAAATCTGCTGTTGCAAACGCAGAACACAACTACGATATGGACGTTAACTCGCTTGTCATTTCTGAAGCCTATGCTAACGAAGGACCAACACTTAAACGTTTCCGTCCACGTGCAATGGGTCGTGCAAGCGCGATTAACAAACGCACAAGCCACATCACAATCGTTGTATCAGAAAAGAAGGAGGGATAA
- the rplC gene encoding 50S ribosomal protein L3 gives MTKGILGRKIGMTQVFAENGELIPVTVVEAVPNVVLQKKSVENDGYEAIQLGYEDLREMLYNKPQQGHAAKANTAPKRFAREIRDADLNNYEVGQEVKVDLFAEGEIVDVTGISKGKGFQGPIKRHNQSRGPMSHGSRYHRRPGSMGPVAPNRVFKGKKLAGRMGGTQITVQNLEIVKVDAERNVILIKGNVPGPKKALLKIKSAVKAN, from the coding sequence ATGACCAAAGGAATCTTAGGTAGAAAAATCGGTATGACTCAAGTATTCGCTGAGAACGGTGAACTTATCCCGGTAACAGTTGTTGAAGCAGTACCAAACGTTGTTCTTCAAAAGAAATCTGTTGAAAATGATGGCTACGAAGCTATCCAACTAGGTTACGAAGATCTTCGCGAAATGCTTTACAACAAACCACAACAAGGACACGCTGCTAAAGCGAACACTGCTCCTAAGCGCTTCGCTCGCGAAATTCGCGATGCAGATCTCAATAACTATGAGGTAGGTCAAGAAGTCAAGGTAGATCTTTTCGCTGAAGGCGAAATCGTTGATGTAACAGGAATCTCAAAAGGTAAAGGTTTCCAAGGACCAATTAAGCGTCACAACCAATCTCGTGGCCCAATGTCTCACGGATCTCGTTACCATCGTCGTCCTGGTTCAATGGGACCAGTTGCTCCAAACCGCGTATTCAAAGGCAAAAAACTTGCTGGACGTATGGGTGGAACTCAAATCACTGTACAAAACCTTGAAATCGTTAAGGTTGATGCAGAACGTAACGTAATCCTTATCAAAGGTAACGTTCCTGGACCTAAAAAAGCTTTACTTAAAATCAAAAGCGCGGTTAAAGCGAACTAA
- a CDS encoding efflux RND transporter periplasmic adaptor subunit — MNFSIREKKWSLVSLAVFLFILTNTIIIYKIDKIDRTVLITDPYITKKGTLKETLQTEGKAEPSEIYKIYYEEPRGMLDEILVEEGEDVQVGTPLLTYIIDNDSSDVIKQLENANKRLSMKIDKLNEDISVLQSEVQEYESLQTVEEEEKEPDLDNTRILEYEIKNIEYEIKMIELQIEDNQTQIDMANSAEDQITIESKIDGTIVHRNDFSRTADNPLLTIMNQASLVVDVLVGEDDIQRIKLDQEVIIKPKHLDSKLITGKVIKISDVPFSEDHKKDKSFYNISIQPENLSESSEESTESQILIGSHVAADITLKELNNVVVLPKKTLAGNHVVLLEKGKLKQKKITAGLEFDEKVAVTKGLKEKQRILPAADASIKGDTRYIKFVDFDHINKKAYKQFNNEERLWLLARGLIQ; from the coding sequence ATGAATTTTAGCATTAGGGAGAAAAAATGGTCTCTTGTATCCTTAGCTGTATTTTTATTTATACTTACAAATACCATTATTATTTACAAAATAGATAAAATTGATCGTACAGTCCTTATTACAGACCCTTATATCACGAAAAAAGGTACATTAAAGGAAACGCTTCAAACGGAAGGGAAGGCTGAGCCTTCTGAGATATATAAGATTTATTATGAAGAACCTAGAGGGATGCTCGATGAGATCCTGGTGGAAGAGGGAGAGGATGTCCAAGTAGGAACGCCATTGCTAACCTACATTATAGATAACGATAGCAGCGATGTTATAAAACAATTAGAAAATGCTAACAAACGTCTCTCTATGAAAATAGATAAATTAAATGAAGATATATCCGTGCTCCAGTCAGAAGTCCAAGAGTATGAAAGCTTGCAGACTGTTGAAGAAGAGGAGAAAGAACCGGATTTAGATAACACACGAATATTGGAGTATGAGATAAAAAACATAGAATATGAAATTAAGATGATCGAGCTGCAAATTGAGGATAATCAAACACAGATAGATATGGCCAACAGTGCTGAAGATCAAATTACAATAGAAAGTAAAATTGATGGAACTATTGTGCATAGGAATGATTTTAGCAGAACAGCAGATAATCCGTTATTGACTATTATGAATCAAGCCTCTTTAGTAGTGGACGTTTTGGTTGGGGAAGATGACATCCAGCGAATAAAACTGGATCAGGAGGTCATCATTAAACCAAAGCATTTGGATTCAAAATTGATTACTGGCAAGGTAATAAAAATAAGTGATGTTCCGTTTAGTGAGGATCATAAGAAAGATAAAAGCTTCTATAATATATCGATTCAACCAGAAAATCTAAGTGAATCATCAGAAGAAAGTACAGAGAGTCAGATTTTAATCGGATCACATGTGGCTGCTGATATCACATTGAAGGAACTTAACAATGTAGTAGTTCTTCCAAAGAAAACTTTGGCAGGAAATCATGTGGTGCTTCTTGAAAAGGGAAAGCTGAAACAAAAAAAGATTACGGCAGGATTAGAATTCGATGAAAAGGTAGCCGTAACCAAAGGGCTTAAAGAAAAACAACGTATACTTCCTGCAGCTGATGCGAGCATTAAGGGTGATACAAGGTACATAAAATTCGTGGACTTTGATCACATAAATAAGAAGGCTTATAAACAATTTAATAATGAAGAGAGATTGTGGTTACTGGCACGAGGTCTCATACAATAA
- the rplD gene encoding 50S ribosomal protein L4 — MPKIALLNQAGSQVGDIELNESVFGIEPNESVVTEAILMQRASLRQGTHKVKNRSEVSGGGRKPWRQKGTGRARQGSIRSPQWRGGGVVFGPTPRSYSYKLPKKVRRLAIKSVLSAKVNEENVIVLDALTFEAPKTKEFTAVLKGLNTENKKALIVTADVDENVALSGRNIPGVTIVEANAINVLDVVGHEKLIMTKTAVEKIEEVLG; from the coding sequence ATGCCGAAAATTGCTCTTTTAAACCAAGCTGGTTCTCAAGTAGGCGATATCGAGCTTAATGAATCAGTATTTGGTATTGAACCAAATGAGAGTGTTGTAACTGAAGCAATCCTTATGCAAAGAGCGTCTTTGCGCCAAGGAACTCATAAAGTTAAAAATCGTTCTGAAGTAAGTGGCGGTGGCCGTAAACCATGGCGTCAAAAAGGAACTGGACGTGCTCGTCAAGGTTCTATCCGTTCCCCACAATGGCGTGGTGGTGGTGTGGTATTCGGACCAACACCAAGAAGCTACTCTTACAAACTTCCTAAGAAAGTACGTCGTTTAGCTATTAAATCTGTACTTTCCGCTAAAGTGAACGAAGAAAACGTAATCGTTCTTGATGCTTTAACTTTTGAAGCACCAAAAACTAAAGAATTCACAGCTGTATTAAAAGGCTTGAATACTGAAAACAAAAAAGCGTTGATCGTAACTGCGGATGTAGACGAAAACGTTGCACTTTCCGGTCGTAACATTCCGGGAGTAACAATCGTTGAAGCTAACGCTATTAACGTATTGGATGTTGTAGGGCATGAGAAGTTAATCATGACTAAAACAGCTGTTGAAAAAATAGAGGAGGTGCTTGGATAA
- a CDS encoding 50S ribosomal protein L7ae-like protein — MSYEKVSQAKNLIIGTKQTVKALRTGNAETVIIALDADSTITSKVIDAAKEYSVPIDYVDSMRLLGKACKIDVGAAAVVIMK; from the coding sequence ATGTCTTATGAAAAAGTATCTCAGGCAAAGAACCTGATAATAGGGACGAAACAAACAGTGAAAGCTCTCCGAACAGGAAATGCCGAAACAGTTATTATTGCTCTTGATGCTGATTCAACAATCACATCAAAAGTAATTGATGCTGCTAAAGAGTATTCCGTTCCAATCGATTATGTAGACTCGATGAGGTTGCTCGGAAAAGCATGCAAAATAGATGTTGGAGCAGCAGCTGTTGTCATTATGAAATAG
- the rpsS gene encoding 30S ribosomal protein S19, whose amino-acid sequence MGRSLKKGPFVDDHLIKKVEALNEADKKQVIKTWSRRSTIFPQFIGHTVAVYDGRKHVPVYVTEDMVGHKFGEFAPTRAYKGHAGDDKKTRR is encoded by the coding sequence ATGGGTCGCAGCCTAAAAAAAGGACCATTTGTTGACGATCATCTCATCAAGAAGGTTGAAGCATTGAATGAAGCTGACAAGAAACAAGTTATCAAAACTTGGTCAAGACGTTCTACAATCTTCCCACAATTCATCGGACACACAGTTGCTGTATACGATGGACGCAAACACGTACCAGTTTATGTAACGGAAGACATGGTAGGCCACAAGTTCGGTGAATTCGCACCAACTCGCGCTTACAAAGGTCATGCCGGAGACGATAAGAAAACAAGACGTTAA
- the rplW gene encoding 50S ribosomal protein L23 → MEARDIIKRPVITESSADIMADKKYTFEVDVRANKTQIKDAVEEIFEVKVEKVNVMNYKGKFKRMGKHAGYTNKRRKAIVKLTADSKEIEFFEA, encoded by the coding sequence ATGGAAGCACGTGATATTATTAAGCGCCCCGTCATTACTGAAAGCTCAGCTGACATCATGGCCGATAAAAAATACACTTTTGAAGTTGACGTAAGAGCTAATAAAACTCAAATCAAAGATGCTGTTGAAGAAATCTTTGAAGTTAAAGTTGAAAAAGTTAACGTTATGAACTACAAAGGTAAATTCAAACGCATGGGTAAACATGCTGGATATACAAACAAACGCCGTAAAGCGATTGTTAAACTAACTGCTGATAGCAAAGAAATCGAATTCTTTGAAGCATAA
- the rplB gene encoding 50S ribosomal protein L2: MAIKKYKPTSNGRRGMTVSDFAEITTDQPEKSLLAPLHRKGGRNNQGKLTVRHQGGGHKRQYRIIDFKRDKDGIPGRVATIEYDPNRSANIALINYVDGEKRYILAPKNLVVGMEIMSGPEADIKVGNALPLINIPVGTVIHNIELKPGKGGQLVRSAGTSAQVLGKEGRYVLVRLNSGEVRMILATCRATIGQVGNEQHELINIGKAGRSRWLGKRPTVRGSVMNPVDHPHGGGEGRAPIGRKSPMTPWGKPALGFKTRKKKNKSDKFIVRRRKK, translated from the coding sequence ATGGCGATTAAAAAGTATAAACCTACCAGTAATGGTCGTCGCGGAATGACTGTTTCCGATTTCGCTGAAATTACAACGGATCAACCGGAAAAATCATTATTAGCACCTTTACACAGAAAAGGTGGCCGTAACAACCAAGGTAAGTTAACTGTTCGTCATCAAGGTGGCGGTCACAAGCGCCAATACCGTATCATTGATTTCAAACGTGATAAAGATGGCATTCCAGGACGCGTTGCTACTATCGAGTACGATCCAAACCGTTCTGCTAACATTGCACTAATCAATTATGTTGATGGGGAAAAACGTTACATTCTTGCTCCGAAAAACTTGGTGGTAGGCATGGAAATCATGTCTGGACCAGAAGCGGATATCAAAGTAGGTAATGCTCTTCCATTAATTAATATCCCAGTGGGTACTGTTATCCACAATATCGAGTTGAAACCTGGCAAGGGAGGACAATTAGTTCGTTCCGCAGGTACTTCTGCTCAAGTTCTAGGTAAAGAAGGACGCTACGTACTAGTACGTCTTAATTCCGGAGAGGTTCGTATGATTCTTGCTACTTGCCGTGCAACAATCGGTCAAGTTGGTAACGAGCAACACGAACTTATCAACATCGGTAAAGCGGGACGTTCTCGTTGGTTAGGTAAACGCCCTACTGTACGTGGTTCTGTAATGAACCCAGTAGATCACCCACACGGTGGTGGTGAAGGTAGAGCACCTATCGGACGTAAGTCTCCAATGACTCCATGGGGCAAACCAGCTCTTGGATTCAAGACTCGTAAAAAGAAAAACAAATCAGACAAATTTATTGTTCGTCGTCGTAAAAAATAA
- the rplP gene encoding 50S ribosomal protein L16, which yields MLLPKRVKHRREHRGKMRGRAKGGTEVAFGEYGLQALEASWITNRQIEAARIAMTRYMKRGGKVWIKIFPHKPYTAKPLEVRMGSGKGAPEGWVAVVKPGKIMFEIAGVSEEVAREALRLAAHKLPVKCKFVKREEIGGEANEI from the coding sequence ATGTTATTGCCTAAACGCGTAAAACATCGCCGTGAACACCGCGGAAAGATGAGAGGCCGTGCAAAAGGCGGTACAGAAGTAGCATTCGGTGAATACGGTCTACAAGCTCTTGAGGCTTCTTGGATCACAAACCGTCAAATCGAAGCAGCTCGTATCGCAATGACTCGTTATATGAAACGTGGCGGTAAAGTTTGGATTAAAATTTTCCCTCACAAACCATACACTGCAAAACCTTTAGAAGTACGTATGGGTTCCGGTAAAGGGGCACCTGAAGGTTGGGTAGCAGTAGTAAAACCTGGTAAAATTATGTTCGAAATCGCTGGAGTATCTGAAGAGGTAGCACGTGAAGCCCTTCGTCTTGCAGCTCACAAACTTCCAGTAAAATGCAAGTTTGTAAAACGTGAAGAAATTGGTGGTGAAGCAAATGAAATCTAA
- the rpsJ gene encoding 30S ribosomal protein S10, protein MAKQKIRIRLKAYDHRILDQSAEKIVETAKRSGAAVSGPIPLPTEKNVYTILRAVHKYKDSREQFEMRTHKRLIDIVNPTPQTVDSLMRLDLPSGVDIEIKL, encoded by the coding sequence ATGGCAAAACAAAAGATTCGCATTCGTTTAAAAGCATATGATCACAGAATTCTTGATCAATCTGCTGAGAAAATTGTAGAAACTGCAAAACGTTCTGGTGCAGCTGTTTCCGGTCCGATTCCACTTCCGACTGAGAAAAACGTGTACACGATCCTACGTGCGGTTCATAAATACAAAGATTCTCGTGAGCAATTCGAAATGCGCACACACAAACGTCTAATCGACATTGTAAATCCTACACCACAAACTGTAGATTCACTAATGCGTTTAGATTTGCCGTCTGGCGTAGATATCGAAATCAAATTATAA
- the rpsC gene encoding 30S ribosomal protein S3, with protein MGQKVNPVGMRIGIIRDWESKWFAEKDYAKLLHEDIKVREYIMKRLHDASVSKIEIERAANRVNISIHTAKPGMVIGKGGTEVEALRKALNQLTEKRVHINIIEIKRADLDAKLVAENIARQLENRVSFRRAQKQTIQRAMRAGAKGIKTQVSGRLGGADIARAEHYSEGTVPLHTLRADIDYATAEADTTYGKLGVKVWIYRGEVLPTKKKSVEGGK; from the coding sequence GTGGGTCAAAAGGTAAATCCGGTCGGTATGCGTATCGGGATCATCCGTGATTGGGAATCCAAATGGTTCGCAGAAAAGGACTACGCTAAACTTTTGCACGAAGACATTAAAGTACGTGAGTACATTATGAAACGTCTTCACGATGCATCTGTTTCTAAAATCGAAATCGAACGTGCTGCAAACCGCGTGAACATTTCTATCCACACTGCAAAACCTGGTATGGTTATCGGTAAAGGTGGTACAGAAGTTGAAGCGCTTCGTAAAGCACTTAATCAATTAACTGAAAAACGTGTTCACATCAACATCATTGAAATCAAGAGAGCTGATTTGGACGCTAAATTAGTAGCGGAAAATATCGCGCGTCAATTAGAAAACCGTGTATCTTTCCGTCGTGCACAAAAACAAACTATCCAACGTGCAATGCGCGCTGGTGCAAAAGGTATCAAAACTCAAGTATCTGGACGTTTAGGTGGAGCTGATATCGCTCGTGCTGAACACTACAGTGAAGGAACTGTTCCACTTCATACTCTTCGCGCTGACATCGACTATGCTACAGCAGAAGCGGACACTACTTACGGAAAGCTTGGAGTAAAAGTATGGATCTATCGTGGAGAAGTCCTTCCTACCAAGAAGAAGTCTGTGGAAGGAGGAAAATAA
- the rpsL gene encoding 30S ribosomal protein S12, whose amino-acid sequence MPTINQLVRKPRKSKEEKSKSPALNKGYNSFKKSQTNVSSPQKRGVCTRVGTMTPKKPNSALRKYARVRLTNGIEVTAYIPGIGHNLQEHSVVLIRGGRVKDLPGVRYHIVRGALDTAGVNNRMQGRSKYGTKKPKAAKK is encoded by the coding sequence ATGCCAACTATTAACCAATTGGTACGTAAGCCACGTAAATCTAAAGAAGAAAAATCAAAGTCTCCAGCTTTGAATAAAGGTTACAATAGCTTCAAGAAATCCCAAACAAACGTATCATCTCCACAAAAACGTGGGGTATGTACTCGTGTTGGTACAATGACTCCAAAGAAACCAAACTCCGCGTTACGTAAATATGCGCGTGTACGTTTGACTAATGGAATCGAGGTTACTGCTTACATTCCTGGTATCGGCCACAACTTGCAAGAGCACAGTGTTGTATTAATCCGTGGAGGACGTGTAAAAGACCTTCCAGGGGTACGTTACCACATCGTGCGTGGCGCTCTTGATACTGCAGGCGTTAACAACCGTATGCAAGGTCGTTCTAAATACGGTACGAAAAAACCTAAAGCAGCTAAAAAATAA
- the tuf gene encoding elongation factor Tu, whose protein sequence is MAKAKFDRSKPHVNIGTIGHVDHGKTTLTAAITSVLAKVGGAEARAYDQIDGAPEERERGITISTAHVEYETETRHYAHVDCPGHADYVKNMITGAAQMDGGILVVSAADGPMPQTREHILLSRQVGVPYLVVFMNKCDMVDDEELLELVEMEIRDLLSEYEFPGDDIPVIKGSALKALEGEAEWEEKINELMAAVDEYIPTPTRDTDKPFMMPVEDVFSITGRGTVATGRVERGQVKVGDVIEIIGLAEEPKSTTVTGVEMFRKLLDYAEAGDNIGALLRGVAREEIQRGQVLAKPGTINPHTKFKAEVYVLSKEEGGRHTPFFSNYRPQFYFRTTDVTGVVNLPEGTEMVMPGDNIEMSVELIAPVAIEEGTKFSIREGGRTVGAGVVASITE, encoded by the coding sequence ATGGCAAAAGCTAAATTTGATCGTTCTAAACCACATGTTAATATCGGAACAATCGGTCACGTTGACCATGGTAAAACAACTTTAACAGCTGCAATCACTTCTGTACTTGCAAAAGTAGGTGGAGCTGAAGCTCGCGCTTACGACCAAATCGATGGTGCTCCAGAAGAAAGAGAACGTGGTATCACAATCTCTACTGCACACGTTGAGTATGAAACTGAAACTCGTCACTATGCACACGTAGACTGCCCAGGACACGCTGACTATGTTAAAAACATGATCACTGGTGCAGCACAAATGGACGGCGGTATCTTAGTAGTATCTGCTGCTGACGGCCCAATGCCACAAACTCGTGAGCACATCCTTCTTTCTCGTCAAGTAGGTGTACCTTACCTTGTTGTATTCATGAACAAATGTGACATGGTTGATGACGAAGAACTTCTTGAACTAGTTGAAATGGAAATTCGTGACCTTCTTTCTGAATACGAATTCCCTGGCGATGATATCCCAGTAATCAAAGGTTCTGCTCTTAAAGCTCTTGAAGGAGAAGCTGAGTGGGAAGAAAAAATCAACGAGCTTATGGCTGCTGTTGACGAATACATCCCAACTCCAACTCGTGACACTGACAAACCATTCATGATGCCAGTAGAGGACGTTTTCTCTATCACTGGTCGTGGAACAGTTGCTACTGGCCGTGTTGAACGTGGTCAAGTTAAAGTTGGTGACGTTATCGAAATCATCGGTCTTGCTGAAGAACCAAAATCTACAACTGTAACAGGTGTAGAAATGTTCCGTAAGCTTCTTGATTACGCTGAAGCTGGTGACAACATCGGAGCTCTTCTTCGTGGTGTAGCACGTGAAGAAATCCAACGTGGACAAGTACTTGCTAAACCAGGTACTATCAACCCACACACAAAATTCAAAGCAGAAGTTTACGTATTGTCTAAAGAAGAAGGCGGACGTCACACTCCATTCTTCTCTAACTACCGTCCACAATTCTACTTCCGTACAACTGACGTAACTGGTGTTGTAAACCTTCCAGAAGGAACTGAAATGGTTATGCCTGGAGACAACATCGAAATGTCTGTTGAACTTATTGCTCCAGTTGCGATCGAAGAAGGAACTAAGTTCTCTATTCGTGAAGGCGGACGTACAGTAGGCGCAGGCGTAGTTGCTAGCATTACTGAATAA
- the rpsG gene encoding 30S ribosomal protein S7 codes for MPRKGPVSKRDVLPDPIYNSKLVTKLINKMMIDGKRGTSQKILYASFDIVRERTGNDPMEVFDQALKNIMPVLEVRARRVGGANYQVPVEVRPDRRTTLGLRWLVNYARLRGEKTMEERLANEIMDAANNTGASVKKREDTHKMAEANKAFAHYRW; via the coding sequence ATGCCTCGTAAAGGACCTGTTTCAAAAAGAGATGTATTACCTGATCCGATATATAATTCCAAGCTTGTAACAAAATTGATCAACAAAATGATGATCGATGGAAAAAGAGGGACTTCCCAAAAAATCCTTTATGCTTCTTTCGATATCGTAAGAGAGCGTACTGGTAACGATCCAATGGAAGTTTTCGATCAAGCTTTAAAAAATATCATGCCAGTTCTAGAAGTTAGAGCACGCCGTGTAGGTGGAGCTAACTACCAAGTACCAGTTGAGGTTCGCCCTGACAGACGTACTACTCTAGGACTTCGTTGGTTAGTAAACTATGCTCGTCTTCGTGGTGAAAAAACTATGGAAGAGCGCTTAGCTAACGAAATCATGGATGCAGCTAATAACACTGGCGCTTCTGTTAAGAAACGCGAAGATACACATAAAATGGCTGAAGCTAACAAAGCTTTCGCTCACTATCGTTGGTAA
- the fusA gene encoding elongation factor G, whose translation MAREFSLEKTRNIGIMAHIDAGKTTTTERVLYYTGRIHKIGETHEGASQMDWMEQEQERGITITSAATTAAWKEHRVNIIDTPGHVDFTVEVERSLRVLDGAVAVLDAQSGVEPQTETVWRQATTYGVPRVVFVNKMDKIGADFLYSVKTLHERLQANAHPIQIPIGAEDDFEAIIDLVEMNAVFYGNDLGTDIEVREIPEEHMAIAEEYREKLIEAVAELDEELMEKYLGGEEITKEELKAAIRKGTVNVEFYPVICGSAFKNKGVQLMLDAVIDYLPSPLDVPAIKGILPDTDEEVERHADDSEPFSALAFKVMTDPYVGKLTFFRVYSGTLSSGSYVQNSTKGKRERVGRILQMHANSRQEISEVHAGDIAAAVGLKDTTTGDTLCEEKNLVILESMEFPEPVISLSIEPKSKADQDKMSTALQKLQEEDPTFRAHTDQETGQTIIEGMGELHLDILVDRMRREFKVEANVGAPQVAYRETFRTPAQVEGKFARQSGGRGQYGHVWIEFSPNEEGKGFEFENAIVGGVVPREYVPAVQAGLEDALDRGVLAGYPLIDIKAKLFDGSYHDVDSSEMAFKVAASLALKNAAKKCNPVILEPMMSVEVVIPEEYMGDIMGNITARRGRVEGMEARGNAQVVRAMVPLSEMFGYATTLRSNTQGRGVFSMTFDHYEEVPKSIAEEIIKKNKGE comes from the coding sequence ATGGCTAGAGAGTTCTCCTTAGAAAAAACTCGTAATATTGGTATCATGGCTCATATCGATGCTGGTAAAACGACGACTACTGAGCGCGTTCTTTACTACACAGGTCGTATCCACAAAATTGGAGAAACTCATGAAGGTGCATCACAAATGGACTGGATGGAGCAAGAACAAGAGCGTGGAATCACGATCACATCTGCTGCAACAACAGCAGCTTGGAAAGAACACCGTGTAAATATCATCGACACACCAGGACACGTAGACTTCACAGTTGAAGTTGAACGTTCCCTTCGTGTACTTGATGGTGCGGTAGCAGTACTAGATGCACAATCCGGTGTTGAACCACAAACTGAAACAGTTTGGCGCCAAGCTACAACTTACGGAGTACCACGTGTTGTTTTTGTTAACAAAATGGACAAAATCGGTGCGGATTTCTTATACTCCGTAAAAACTTTACATGAACGCCTTCAAGCGAATGCACACCCAATTCAGATACCAATCGGTGCTGAAGATGACTTCGAAGCAATCATTGACCTAGTGGAAATGAACGCAGTATTCTATGGTAACGACCTTGGTACTGATATCGAAGTTCGTGAAATTCCTGAAGAGCACATGGCAATAGCAGAAGAATACCGTGAGAAGTTAATAGAAGCAGTAGCAGAACTTGACGAAGAATTAATGGAAAAATACCTTGGCGGTGAAGAAATCACTAAAGAGGAATTGAAAGCAGCTATCCGTAAAGGTACTGTAAACGTTGAATTCTACCCAGTTATCTGTGGTTCTGCATTCAAAAACAAAGGTGTTCAGTTAATGCTAGATGCTGTAATCGACTACCTTCCATCTCCATTAGATGTACCTGCAATCAAAGGTATTCTACCGGATACAGATGAGGAAGTTGAACGTCATGCTGATGACAGCGAGCCATTCTCTGCGCTTGCTTTCAAAGTTATGACTGACCCTTATGTTGGTAAATTAACATTCTTCCGTGTATACTCTGGTACTTTGAGCTCCGGTTCATACGTACAAAACTCTACTAAAGGAAAACGCGAGCGTGTAGGACGTATCCTGCAAATGCATGCGAACTCCCGTCAAGAGATCTCAGAAGTACACGCTGGGGATATCGCCGCTGCTGTAGGTCTAAAAGATACTACAACTGGAGATACTCTATGTGAAGAAAAGAACCTGGTTATCTTGGAATCCATGGAATTCCCTGAGCCAGTTATCTCTCTTTCAATTGAACCTAAATCTAAAGCAGACCAAGACAAAATGTCTACTGCTCTTCAAAAGCTTCAAGAGGAAGATCCAACTTTCCGCGCTCATACTGACCAAGAAACTGGTCAAACTATCATCGAAGGTATGGGTGAGCTTCACTTAGATATTCTTGTTGACCGTATGCGTCGTGAGTTTAAAGTAGAAGCTAATGTTGGTGCACCTCAGGTTGCTTACCGTGAGACTTTCCGTACACCTGCACAGGTTGAAGGTAAGTTTGCTCGTCAATCCGGTGGACGTGGACAATACGGTCACGTTTGGATCGAGTTCTCACCTAATGAAGAAGGAAAAGGCTTCGAATTTGAAAATGCTATCGTTGGTGGTGTAGTACCACGTGAATACGTTCCTGCTGTACAAGCTGGTCTAGAAGACGCTCTTGACCGCGGTGTACTTGCTGGCTACCCATTAATCGATATTAAAGCAAAACTATTTGATGGTTCTTACCATGACGTTGACTCCTCTGAGATGGCATTTAAAGTAGCAGCATCTTTAGCACTTAAAAATGCAGCGAAAAAATGTAATCCAGTTATCCTTGAGCCAATGATGAGCGTTGAAGTTGTTATCCCTGAAGAGTACATGGGTGACATCATGGGTAATATCACAGCTCGTCGTGGACGTGTAGAAGGTATGGAAGCACGCGGTAACGCACAAGTTGTACGTGCTATGGTACCTCTATCTGAAATGTTCGGTTACGCAACAACATTGCGTTCCAACACTCAAGGACGTGGCGTGTTCTCTATGACTTTCGATCACTACGAAGAAGTTCCTAAGAGCATCGCTGAAGAGATTATCAAAAAAAATAAAGGTGAATAA
- the rpmC gene encoding 50S ribosomal protein L29, translating to MKSNEIRDLTTAEIEQKLKALKEELFNLRFQLATGQLENPARIREVRKAIARMKTVVRERELNVNN from the coding sequence ATGAAATCTAATGAGATCCGTGATTTAACCACTGCCGAAATAGAACAAAAACTTAAAGCACTTAAAGAAGAGCTTTTTAACCTTCGCTTCCAGCTTGCTACAGGACAATTAGAAAATCCTGCACGTATTCGTGAAGTTCGCAAAGCGATTGCACGTATGAAAACAGTTGTACGTGAAAGAGAGCTCAACGTAAACAATTGA